A single region of the Dehalococcoides mccartyi genome encodes:
- a CDS encoding response regulator has product MADLMTVREVAEYLRVTQKTIYRLLQRNAIPALKVSHSWRFDKSSIDEWLRKSAVGVRANVLVIDDEITVRSLFKETLEEQGHVVCMAKNGEEALEQLQSKDFDLVFLDLKMPGLNGAELYQKIRAIKPKLPVTIITGYPDSDTMTKVLAQGPFGVMNKPFGEIDIINATKNFLRISPEA; this is encoded by the coding sequence ATGGCTGATTTAATGACTGTTCGCGAAGTAGCCGAATATCTCAGAGTAACCCAGAAAACAATTTACCGTCTTCTCCAGCGTAATGCCATACCTGCGTTGAAGGTAAGCCACAGCTGGCGTTTTGACAAGTCATCTATTGACGAGTGGCTGCGCAAGAGTGCAGTCGGTGTAAGAGCAAACGTACTGGTAATTGATGATGAAATCACCGTTCGCAGTCTGTTTAAAGAAACGCTGGAAGAGCAAGGTCATGTAGTCTGCATGGCTAAGAATGGTGAAGAAGCCTTGGAACAGCTTCAAAGCAAAGATTTTGACCTGGTATTTCTTGACCTCAAAATGCCCGGTTTGAACGGAGCGGAGCTTTACCAGAAAATTCGGGCAATTAAACCCAAACTCCCCGTTACCATCATAACCGGCTATCCGGATAGCGATACCATGACCAAAGTGCTTGCCCAAGGCCCTTTCGGCGTTATGAATAAACCCTTCGGTGAGATAGATATCATCAACGCTACCAAGAATTTCCTGCGTATTTCCCCTGAAGCCTAA
- a CDS encoding alpha/beta hydrolase family protein, with the protein MIRNITISQTSKTIFRWGMVLAGIALLGLPMIISAAIVPYVDSSLVAEYQVGNTQGQITCYQAGKDPEVLEISIWYPTSGEGNFSYEGFSGTLADFSGGPYPLVIFNHGLNANDIDPLYLKESLVGQGYVVASVQFNDMSSISFSDYLSTTPRTDWDNRTDNLFSAVDNFFRDNYLNYLENFRINQSRSSLDYVLNMNKNPSSPFYGLIDTEKIGMAGHSLGGLTTLALSGAHPNPAVADSRIKAIILLATPAYPFENNLANVTIPVMVMRGDYDLMMTSAEDNLWVTAQGLKPPKFFLVVSQSHHFTFSQSPYDISDSLPHVNHDARLEVIMIYSLAFMDYYLKGDANALNVLESQDPMLAQYYYELG; encoded by the coding sequence TTGATTCGCAATATTACGATAAGCCAGACGTCAAAAACTATTTTCCGCTGGGGGATGGTGCTGGCCGGGATTGCTTTGCTGGGATTGCCTATGATTATCAGTGCTGCCATAGTACCTTATGTAGATTCGAGTCTGGTAGCTGAGTATCAGGTGGGCAATACCCAGGGGCAGATAACCTGCTATCAGGCAGGTAAAGACCCTGAAGTGCTGGAGATATCAATTTGGTATCCGACAAGCGGCGAAGGCAATTTTTCTTATGAGGGATTCAGCGGTACGCTGGCAGATTTCAGCGGCGGGCCGTATCCGCTTGTTATTTTCAACCACGGGTTAAATGCCAATGATATTGACCCTCTTTACCTTAAAGAAAGCCTGGTTGGACAGGGATATGTGGTAGCTTCTGTCCAGTTTAATGATATGTCTTCAATCAGTTTTTCAGATTATCTTTCCACTACTCCCAGAACAGACTGGGATAACCGCACAGATAACCTCTTTTCTGCAGTAGACAATTTTTTCCGTGATAATTATCTGAACTATCTGGAAAATTTCCGCATAAACCAGTCACGCAGCAGTCTGGATTACGTACTCAACATGAATAAAAACCCGTCTTCGCCTTTTTACGGGCTGATAGATACGGAAAAAATCGGTATGGCAGGGCATTCACTCGGGGGACTTACCACGCTGGCACTTAGCGGTGCCCACCCTAACCCGGCTGTAGCTGACTCCAGAATAAAAGCCATAATCCTTTTAGCTACTCCGGCTTACCCCTTTGAAAACAATCTGGCAAATGTAACCATACCCGTAATGGTCATGCGGGGAGATTATGACCTGATGATGACCAGTGCCGAAGATAATCTTTGGGTAACTGCCCAAGGGCTTAAGCCGCCTAAATTTTTCCTGGTAGTCAGCCAATCCCATCACTTCACCTTCAGCCAGTCACCTTACGACATTTCCGACTCTTTACCGCATGTAAACCACGATGCACGGCTGGAAGTTATTATGATCTACAGTCTGGCTTTTATGGATTATTACCTGAAGGGTGATGCGAATGCCCTTAATGTACTAGAAAGCCAAGACCCCATGTTGGCTCAATATTATTACGAACTAGGCTAA
- a CDS encoding zinc-ribbon domain containing protein, with the protein MAYQDKEIQCADCGASFTFTASEQELYASRGYTNDPKRCVSCRQARKAERGGSTGGFGGMSRGPARQMFQAVCAQCGQDTEVPFEPRQGRPVYCSNCYNRVKGGR; encoded by the coding sequence TTGGCTTACCAGGATAAAGAAATCCAGTGTGCTGATTGCGGCGCTTCATTCACCTTTACAGCTTCCGAGCAGGAGCTTTATGCTTCTCGCGGCTACACCAATGATCCCAAGCGCTGCGTTAGCTGCCGCCAGGCCCGCAAGGCTGAAAGAGGCGGTTCGACCGGTGGTTTCGGGGGTATGAGCAGAGGTCCCGCTCGCCAGATGTTCCAGGCTGTCTGTGCACAGTGCGGTCAGGACACCGAGGTTCCCTTTGAACCCCGTCAGGGTCGTCCCGTGTATTGCAGCAATTGCTACAATCGCGTAAAGGGCGGCAGATAG